TGCTCAAATGGGTGGATGGACAATTATTTGTGTCTGATATCTAatatttgcttcttttttttttttggttccaATCTCAAAGAGCTGCAGATCAATGGTTTAAGGAGGCAAAAGAGAGACACACACCATTGAATGCCATCATATATGGAAATATAATATATGCTCATTggtatgttttattttttttggtatggTAAACGTTCATTGGTATGTTTTTCAGTGGACGGATTTAAGCTTACTTTTGCTTTCCTGCTTTGCTGTAATGTTCAGATGAAGCTGTTGTAGGTCATATTTCTAATTGACGTACCTAGAAATGTGAAAGATAGGTTAGTTAATCACCATATGTTATTCCATAGAAATCTTTGGGACTGTATTGGTGATACTTGCCTTTTGGTTTAAGAATTGTTCAAGCCAATTTGTGccaatagtattttttaaaaaaatgagaattgaatattttaatggcCAAAGAGATCTATTAGACAAGACCTTTTTGATGAATATCCCACTGAACCTCAAATCATTTGTATCTTCTAGGTCATAGAAAAGGGAACTGTAAACTTTAAATTGATGAAGTCACATTGTTTAATAGGAGTAATGAATTTAAACATTGCTCATCCATagtgaagtgtaatgatgaatTTAGAATCATTCTCCCCTAATTCAAATATTGCATAAAGGTCAGTACAAATAGCTTCCTTTCTATTAAGCTGGAACTGCTTCTCAGAGCTTTCATTGATGTTAGCTGGGAATTACAAAGgcatgtttttcttttataccTCTATATAAGGGAAGAACATTGTTGCTGATTTGGCCTTTAGTTATTCTTATCGTTGATAATATTAACTTTTAAGAAAATTTCAGTAACTCAGTCTCTTAGCATCTTGCATGATGCATAATAGTGTATAAAATGATTACAAGTGGCTTTTTCTTAGTTGACCTTTTTTACACCTGCCACTTTTTTGCTTTTACATTTTCACCATTTTGCTAAGTTTAATAGTTTGCATTTTTAGttaattgtaaataatttgCACTGCTTTCATTACTTGGTAGTCTACGAGGAGATAAGAATTGATGGGGGGCTCCGCATTCTTGCCAAGCTAAACAGCAGTGTACCTGTTGTGATTCATGACAAGTCaaactaatattttaagttcaaataaatttacctcACAAATTATGGAATTGTTGTGCGGTATGATGGTTACCTGTGGCAATGCGGACAATGTATCACTGATAGGGAATAGTAGTAAAGCATAATTTGTTGCTTATTCACAGGGATTGCTTAGTTTCTTCTAGGCCCTTGCCAACCAAGGGAGGTCTACTCATCTAGATCATCTGAATTTGTTCACTTTCATTTAGTGTTGGACCTCTGATAATTAAGCGAGGAAATTCTTGCTTTGATATATAGTATAAGAGCAACTGCTATGCTAAATGATATTTATGAGTTATGACTTCTTTCCTTTATTCTTATTTGCTATAAAAATTCTTCTTGGAAACATCTTGTAGTTCTTCCAATAAATTTTCTATCAATGCAAaggctttttcttcttctccttcttctctaaatgtttttcccttttcttttcttttctataaaaACAGCCAAACCTATAACATGGATCAAGCTGAAGCTTTGGTGAGggagatggaagaagaaggtATTGATGCACCTATTGATATCTATCACACCATGATGGATGGTTACACAATGATTGGAGATGAAGATAAATGTCTAGTTGTTTTTAGGAGGCTTAAggtaattatataatttattagtcAGACAGCTCTAATTGCAAGTTCTCTTTAATTCTAATGTTTTTGGATGTGAATgctcttttgattattttggttgTATATTAGCTTCACTTTACCTTTTTTTAGTGTTCCCTGTCatgatttattttcctttaagTCCccttgatatttatttatatcgTATATGGTGCAAAATTTTTTGTCAAGGCAAAACAAATGTGGGCAGTAGTTCAGAGTTGTTTTTGTTGCTGGCATCTTTCCACACTCCAAAGAAACAAATGATGTTTGACAATCATTTAACGTTGCAGTTCTATCAGTTCATTTCTCATATGACTTGATCAGTTTATTTATAGGAGGAAACAGTTTATTTGATAGGGAGATtgaagaaattttcttttttttttcataagtcATTTAGTAGAAGGAGACAGGAACATGACGTCTGTCTAGAAAATGACAAATGCCCATTGGAAAAATCCATATTGGAAGAGTTGGGGCTGTTCAGATGTGGAAAATAGCCCCAGTTTTTTGGAAAATTACTCCATAGCATGGGAACTCCTAAAACGAGTTCCTAACTTTTTCTtactaatttggagatttagaaAATGCAGTTTTCCACAAAATTTTCCCTGAATTATccccatctccttctctaacAGAACCTACACAAAAGTTTCCCCAAATCTCTCTTTTTTAAACATATGTTCCCATTTTCTGAATTGGGAATTTGTTTCTGTACTTCTAACATTTGAATgcttttttcaaattttcaatggaaaatgaaaatttgagattttatagaaaattggaaataGAAAACAGGAAATCAATTTCCACAACTAAATAGCCCCTTTATGTTGTATTGGAAAGAAGTGCTTAGGGATTACTTGATATCTCATGGCTTTGTTGATTACTATCTTAGGCTTTTTCAAAGAGGAAGAATGAAGACATGATTTGGTGGGTCTTCAATTTACTTCTATCTTGGAGGATTAGAAGATCTTGATTAGAGACCCTTTAGTGAGGAGGTTCATGAAGTGATCAATAGTTGCAATAGGGACAAAGTTCTAGCGCTCAATGGCTTTACTTTGGCTTTCTTCCACCATTACTGGCTGGTGGTAGTGAATGAAGCCACGGCTGCTATGGCTGACtttatggaaattttgagatttgagaagaggttgcttcattatttgaatCCCTACTAATGGATGTAATGACCCATAGTAATTTGCACTAGATTATGTTGTATTACATGCGGATTATTTTGGGAATGTGGCTATCCAAAAGAGGAAGCCTTGGAGATTGATCTTCGCCTAAGTGAGGCTGGCAATGACTGCCAACAGATGTGATGACTGTTGATAGTTTGGTGTAGAGGACTGTCGACAGTTTACTGAATGGTTGACAGGTGAATTGTGGTGCTATCGAAATGGCTGGAAGAGATCTGGTTATGAACAGTCTGGTTAAGAGGGCTCTTATGAACTGTCAGTCATCTGTTTGTGCATCATTGCTTTGCTCCTAAGTTGACATTTTCTTCTACTTCCTTTTGAAGTATATGCTGATATTGTTAGCAAAAGTTGAATAGTTGACAAGATGATGTTATTGGTCTGGTGACTGCATATAGGTTCCTGTAGTTAGCTGTGTGGAAGGAGTGAGTTGTACTTTCTGGGGGAAATTGCAGGTTCTTGAGCTGTTTTGTACCTTGTTTGGGGGATTAGATCCTTgttctattttctccaataagAGCAACATCCTTTAGCTTCTTCTGTTGTTCTATTCTCTctctgccccccccccccccctcccccttctCCTTGTATACTTGACCAATATTTTGGCTTTATGCCTCATTTGATGCTCATTACAGGATACTGTTTTGTATATCTTTGTATTTTACATGAAAAGATCTCCTTGAAAAATACTGATATTTTACTATTTCTGTAGGAATGTGGATTTTTGCCTTCAGTAATCAGTTATGGATGCCTTATTAATCTTTACACTAAGGTAAACAAAATTTTTTCAAGTttcatttattcttatttttatgttaCTTCCTGGATGGGGTTTTTCTTTCACTTTTCCTTGGGTATCTTTCAAGTTGAACACTTGGTTATTTATGCAATCTTGGTCTGTATGCCTAATATTTTCTTTGGATTTTTTCCCCCTAaagtttctgttttttttttaatcaacaaaaaaggaaaaattcttATCAGTATGTCTTTTATGCTCTTTCCTCATAAAGATGTTTGTGTTTGTTAAACTCCATGGGTGATGTATCTCTGTTAAATCTCTTCCATCATTATGTGTGGGACTCACGGTACTTATTTGTTACTATGCAACATTCATATTCTAAAATTCAGGTTGTAAAATTTACATTACCAGAAGGCTGTTAAGAGGGATCAACCCTGAAATGCCACAATTTGATATAATACTTGATTTACAATTTGATATTAGGGCCTTAAAGAAGATATaaccatggatagagatgattggtgtGCCAGAATTTATGTGGCCATTCCcacctagtggaattaaggtTTGATATTTGTTGTAATGTAACATATTTCCTATGAATAACTTGTATCAATAAGCCCAGGGCAGCTGTAGTACAATAAAGGGAGTTGTTGCATATGCCTGTGTCAACCTAGTTTTTGGGTTTCTGGGCTGTAGGATTTACAGTTTGTATGCCCCAATTACTTTAAATATATGCAAAGTCCATTTGTCCCAGCATATTGCTTCTGCAGAGCAAGTCCTTCCTTTATAGTACCTACTACTACATTGGTCTTAAACATGCCACAAGTATCCTAAGTATATTGGGagatatgtggatgacatccaAACAATCGATTTTCTGGGTAAGAGGCGAGCACCATGAATGGAAGGTTCTAATTCTGACGGCAGTTCCATGTTTTTAGTTGTTGCTCTCAAAAGTTACCCTGATGACAAAGTTCGATTTTGTTATATTGTGGAAAGCTGCAGCTTAGTCTTGAAGAatgtcttaatttttttaccttGTGAACATAGAGTATGTTGATACCATAGAGTGACTTGATGTCCATGTTTAGCCTATTATACTGATGTATTCCTTCTTTTCTTGGTTGATTTTTAATATCTTTGGCAAATTTCTTTTCTGCCTTCTCAGATGGGAAAAATTTCCAAAGCCTTGGAGGTCAGCAATATGATGAAGTTGGCGGGTATAAAACATAACATGAAAACTTACTCTATGTTGATTAATGgatttataaaattgaaagattggGCAAATGCTTTTGCTATATTTGAAGATTTAGTCAGAGATGGCTTAAAGCCAGATGTTATTCTGTACAATAACATCATCAGAGCTTTTTGTGGCATGGGTTGCACGGATCGTGCCCTTCGTACTGTTGAGAAAATGCAAAGAGAGAGGCACAGGCCTACTTCACGAACATTTATGCCGATCATACATAGGTTTGCAAGAGCTGGAGAGATGAGAAGAGCACTAGAGGTTTTTGATATGATGAGGAGGAGTGGCTGCATTCCAACTGTGCACACCTTCAATGCTTTGGTTTTAGGCCTTGTTGAAAAGCGTCAGGTAAGTTCTGTTAGATGTTTGTTGTCCAGTTTGAGTTGAAAGGAGTTTAAGGTGTTCTCTTCCTGCATTAGTAACTCTGTTATGGGCACAGAAGATGACTTGTTTTGGACCATACACAAGTCTGGGGTCTCAGGACTCAAAtgctaatttgaaaaaaatttacaatgaaGGCAAAACCATTTATCTGATAATCAAGATTTGACCACGTCTTCCTTCCATTCTTCCCACCTTGCTTATTCAATGCCCTAGTGATTTTTTCCTGTAGAAGCTAATTATGACTCTTAGCTAAGCTCTTGTGATGTCTGGTGAAACTTTGATGTTCATATTTCAGGTGCACTGTGCTAGTTTGctgcatgtatatatgttaaaagatttaattattattgatttgTCTCTCTTCCCCccacaaatagaaaaaaagaagattttaacaattttatccATCATTGTCTGTCTTCTTTTATTGGTTATATCCATCTTTTCTTTGCTTCCAGAATCTGACAAACAACACCTTCCCCGCAGCAGCTCAATGCAGGGCCAGTGCCACTGCCACCTTATACAGAACTTGCCTCAATTCCACCTTTCCCACTAACAATGGTGCACTCCATCTTGGCAGCTGCTTCCATAACCAACTTGCCACAACAACCCACAATACTCATCCAAAGTTCTCACAATCCACTGCCTCACCTTTCCATGCCATGCACCATTTATTGAATCGGTAACTCCCAATTCATCTAAAACCTTAAGCCTGCAGAGAGAAAGGCagtcttatttttatattattatttgcacTCTTCAACCTTCCCCCTCACGTGGCTAGATTTCACCGTGTAACTGGTTAAACATGTACAACTATTTGCATCGGGTAGATGAGATTTGAACTCAAGACCTTTGTATGCTTTGATTTGATATTGAATTGTTAACTACCAActcatctaaaagtttaagcttGTAGAGAGAAagataactttattttttatattactaTTTGTACTATTTGTATTTCCCAATACCACCTCCCCTTggtcaccaaaaaaaaaaaaaatcacctgCCCTACGCCACTGGTGTATACCCCCATCTTCAAAGCCCTACCGTgatgaaagataaaattttaacccTTATCCACCACTCTTTTACTCGGTGATATCTGCTGCTTTTATCTAACCTGAACCTGCAAATCTTGATTAATTTAACCAACCCTAGGATGGTGCAATTGCCCCATGCCATTGGCCTTAGTTCCCACAACACACCTCAAAATTGACCTCTCGTGATCAAGACAATCGGTAACCCATCTCCTTCAAGTTCTCTCTCTAACTGCATCCAATTCCCTTCACCAATATTGCTTTTGTTCAATCCCACTGTTGAGAAGCAACTGTTAGGTATATTATTGAACCCCAAAATAGTGCCCTCTATGTTGGCAGATTGTGAGCACAATTTGGGGGATTGATTGGAGCTTACATTAGGGTTGTGTGCCACTCCTACTGGGAGAGCTTTAGGGTGAAGGAGAGTTTTGTTTCACTTCTCAATTAGCTATCCAGGTGCTATGCCTGTATGATCCTTAGCTAAAGAAGACTTGGTTTCTACTGATGAGCCTTATGTGTTTTTTTAGCACAAGTTGAGGGTCTACTCTAGAAATGGGAAAAATGAATCACGAAGCTCCCAGCCAACCATTTGTCTTTGACTCAGGTAATGATTCTCTCAACTCTGAAGTAGAGTCTTCTAATCCTCTTGAACTAAAAAAATGATCTAGATGTTCCTACTAAATGACACAAAAGGGTAAGAGTACTCCATATCTTATATCTAATTTTATGTCTTACTAACATTTATTGCCCTCCTTTTTTCTCTTGACTCCAAGTTATCCTCTGTGTCTATTCCTAAAAATTTATAGGAAGCATTTAGTGATTCAAAGTGGAAGAAGGTATTGCTAGAAGAGATGAAGACCCTTTATAAAAACAATACAATGGATCTAGTTAAATTACCTATTGGAAAAAAAAGCAGAGAGATGGCAATGGGTGTTTTATCAAAACATAAACCTGATGAAATTTTAGATAGATGTAAGATCGGAGTAGTAACAGATGGTGGTTATACTCAAACCCAAGGGATTGAATATGAGGAAATGTTTTCTCTAGTTGCTGAAATGAAttctattataattttattgtcATTGGCTGCAAACTTTGGATGATAACTTAATTAGTTGGATCTGCATTTCTTCATGTTAAACCCTAAAGTATAAATGAAAATTCTGCCAAGACTTGCTTGATATTATAGGTTTTTGAGGAAAAGTATGTGAGCTGAAGAAAGCACTATATGGGCTTAAACAATCATCCAGGGCACAGTCATGGTTTGAACCTTTTTCAAAGGTTATGCATATGTTTGGCTATAAACAAAGTCAATTTAAtcgtaatttatttattaagcaTCATCTTTAGGGAAAAATAACTGCATTAATAGTGTATGCTGATATTGTATTGATAGGACATGTTGAGAGAGAGATACAACAGTTGAGGCTAGGAGTGCTCATGGGTTTGATAAGAACCCAATCTGGATTGAATACATAATTTTAGACTCAGAATCAAACCAATCATCACATAGAACTGAACCAACCCAATCCAATTGAAATTAGTTTCTATTTTGTACAAAAGTGCTAGTTTATGCATTGAATGTTTGTTGCAGATGGAAAAAGCTGTTGGAATATTAGAAGAGATGTTGCTGGCTGGTATTTCTCCAAATGAGCATACGTATACAACCATCATGCATGGTTATGCATCACTTGGTGATACTGGAAAagcttttgaatattttaccAAAGTGAAAAATGAGGGGTTGGAGCTTGACGTGTATGCTTATGAGGCATTGCTCAAGGCATGTTGCAAGTCTGGCAGGATGCAAAGCGCGTTAGCAGTGACGAAAGAAATGAGTGCTCAGAAGATTCCAAGAAACACCTTTGTCTACAACATATTAATTGATGGGTATACCTACCTGGCATGGAttcatttatttccttttgcaaataaaattaactttgcTCCTTGTGTTTAGTGGTGGTAATTTGCTGTTAATTTATCTTTCCCTtaattttatagttattttCCTCTTCATTTAGATGGGCTCGGCGAGGTGATGTTTGGGAGGCTGCTGACTTGATGcaacaaatgaaaaaagaagGGGTTCAGCCAGACATCCATACTTATACATCTTTTATAAATGCGTGTTGCAAAGCTGGAGACATGCAAGTATACCTTCAACTATTGGTCTAGCTTTTTCCATTTTGTCTTTCGACTTAGAATGATGCAGTGTGTAACGCAtgtgtgaaaaaacacaccaaaataaaacctTAAAAGAGTAAGCTTTAATGGCTGAAGCTTAGCTTttaagaagacgcaaaaacaagactgttttgctaagaaaacccaaataggttgttgaaatttgattgagaaaaacttgattacaaactctagatcctaggcatatttatagtatttgactaatccaaatccatctaatatttgtaaacaaaattcaactagaatcctaatagaaataaatcctaatcaaacatgaaatagaattctaaatcaagtagaaacatgaaatagaatcataaatcaagtagaattctaaaacatatgaagtattaaaatactgttcTAGTGCTACTATTCCGGCGTGGTCGGCTCGGCCTTGGTTTGGGCCAGGTCTTGATTAGTGTCCGGATCATAGAAGGTTCTTAGAAACTGTTTGGGGATGGAATAAATAAATGTTGCTTGGTTTCAACATGTTCAGGGCTTGATAGCTCATATAATTCTTCTTTAAACATGTGGGCACGCTTCAAGGGTAGAGCCTCGTGGACTAGGGATGCCCTTTTATGTAGACTAACTGAAGTCATATAGAGGTGTTAAAAATTTAAGCATCTATTAGGCTTAGGATTGGCATCTGGAATTGAGTAATCTCGTATTATATATTTCAGGTACATAATGCGTatgtttcttgttttttctctaATATCAACATTCTAAAACTGGATTTGTGGGTACAgttgaaaaaccaaaaaagGAGGTAgttaatctctttttttttttaatttttttttttatgttctgACTTCACAGGACTCATTAATAtctcatttgaaatatttctttttattttattttggttttttgttgCTGACTTCACTTTGCCTGACATGTTTAATCTTCACATTATCTGGATTAATTGCATTCTCATTCGGTTGGCTAAGATTTCATTTGTTGGCAGAGGGCAGCAAAAACAATTGATGAAATGCAAGTTGTGGGAGTGAAGCCAAATGTGAAAACCTATACTACACTTATACATGGGTGGGCACGGGCATCTCTCCCAGAGAAAGCTTTAAGATGCTTCGAAGAGATGAAGAAGGCCGGACTGAAACCAGACAAAGCTGTATACCATTGTTTAATGACATCATTGTTGTCCAGGGCTACTTTAGCAGAAGAATACATTTATTCAGGAATTCTGTCTGTGTGTGGAGAAATGGTCCAATCTGAAATAATAGTCGACATGGGGACTGCAGTTCACTGGGCCAAGAGCTTACGCAAGATTGAGAGGACGGGTGGAGAGATCACAGAAGCACTACAGAAGACCTTCCCTCCTGATTGGAACTTGCACAATACTATCAATGCAAATTCAGATTTGGGCAAAAGTGATGATGGATTAGACATTAGTGATGACGATGGCAAAGCTTCATCATCATATTATGATTCCAACAGTGACAGTGAAGATGAAGATCATCAAAACCAGTTTTGACCAGAGAATATGGCTTTAAACTACAAGTTACCCAAATATTGGACAGTTACTGTAGTCCCTGACCTGGTTTCCGGTATGTAGTCCTATCTgcatcttctaattttatttaatatggGGATCTActgtttctcttcttttcttttctttatttcactGGTAAATTGTCACACTACTTGgggggattaaggcttgtaattgttgttgttgctatCTCTTGTAACATATCAAGGAAGTGAGTTTTTAGGCTCCCCATCATACTTGTGAAAGCATTTTTTGCAGACTTAAACATGAGAATGCAAATTTGCTTTGTAACATGAAAATGCAGAGTTAACTTcattcctcttttttttttttttttttttgtattatgaaCTGGAAATGGTAATGATAGTGGTGTCTTAAGCTAATCAGGGTCACTCTTCATGAGCTTAGCttataacaacatatcaagccttaattccaTTATGGTTTAATTAATAGAATTCTTGTTGTTTGTCCAACAAGTTTTACTCCAGTTGCCAACTACCTAACACGACTCTCCTTTATCTGTTTAGGCTTGAGATCGGTTGTAAAGAGAAATTCTTAGGCAGAGTTTTGATCTTTTGGACAAAATAGTCAAGTTGGGTTTGGAGTTCGATCTCTTGATACTATTATTCTCTAAAAAAATTGATGTGATATAACAGTCAATTACACATGCTACTGTCATTATTAATGTAGGAGTTAACTGTTGCtttcattaatttatgtttGATGAAGAGGACTATATTATACTCTGAATCTGATGAGAGGATGAGCTCTATTTGCCTTTGGAGGGAGCCTACATGGGACATAAGAAATTGGCTTTTCAAATATGTTAGTCTGTTTGGCTCCATAGGATAGATAAGCAGGTGATGTGATAGACCACATCCCTAATACATATTCCCTTTGTCTTCAACCTCCTGTCAATGCTTGCcctttttattcaaatattatgGCATAGGAATGTCAATGGGTCGAGTTTGGATCAGGTGCTCTTCATCTTATTTTGTTCTCACACTCcattttttctcttgattttcgTTCTCTTTCATCTTGGATAATCTACTTAATTTTCCATGTTGATCTCATTCTTATTGGataatggaaatctatttttcaatcaatttatataaaattttaaaaataatttattcctaacatttattttgtattctCAAATTATGTTTAGCCAACCATATTAACATACAACATGTCAAATAActacaaaaatttttaaaaatgaaataatgcaAAAACATATTGACCGATGAAGTATTTTAaagattcaaaaataaaaatataaactcaAATGATAAATTACTATAGggtaaaatttgaaaataaaaaataatagatctaaacattgaaaagattttttttaggACTAAAATCCTACCTATTCTCACTTATCTTTGTACGTATTTATTTCGtcaaaaaaatcttttaagCGGTACTCTGTTAGATAGATCTTCATATTTTGTAGTATGAGTCAGCCTCTTTG
This genomic stretch from Diospyros lotus cultivar Yz01 chromosome 1, ASM1463336v1, whole genome shotgun sequence harbors:
- the LOC127807787 gene encoding pentatricopeptide repeat-containing protein At5g04810, chloroplastic isoform X1; this translates as MDIFFLASTPFSASILAGKHHAAASSSASTCALSLSLKPQSSESNNSSTSSSSLSGNIRRPNTHRKSVKSSPSKHPPAKPEFSTNPLKTLVNPANNPSANSSSPSLTTKLRLTSKLSPPPPAPSPPTFPHEERGNRISGNSVTNEPPGVEFRQQGKIFVGNLPLWIKKHELAEFFRQFGPIKNVILIKGHNETERNMGFGFVIYDGSTAEKAAMKAVEFDGVEFHGRVLTVKLDDGRRMKERSDDRQRWVEGAEEVEYKSKWHEERDRLRREFRKVLETQPENWQAVVRAFQRVEKPSRKEFGLMVNYYARRGDMHRARETFESMRARGIEPTSHVYTNLIHAYAVGRDMEEALACVRKMKDEGIEMSLVTYSILVGGFARVGNVEAADQWFKEAKERHTPLNAIIYGNIIYAHCQTYNMDQAEALVREMEEEGIDAPIDIYHTMMDGYTMIGDEDKCLVVFRRLKECGFLPSVISYGCLINLYTKMGKISKALEVSNMMKLAGIKHNMKTYSMLINGFIKLKDWANAFAIFEDLVRDGLKPDVILYNNIIRAFCGMGCTDRALRTVEKMQRERHRPTSRTFMPIIHRFARAGEMRRALEVFDMMRRSGCIPTVHTFNALVLGLVEKRQMEKAVGILEEMLLAGISPNEHTYTTIMHGYASLGDTGKAFEYFTKVKNEGLELDVYAYEALLKACCKSGRMQSALAVTKEMSAQKIPRNTFVYNILIDGWARRGDVWEAADLMQQMKKEGVQPDIHTYTSFINACCKAGDMQRAAKTIDEMQVVGVKPNVKTYTTLIHGWARASLPEKALRCFEEMKKAGLKPDKAVYHCLMTSLLSRATLAEEYIYSGILSVCGEMVQSEIIVDMGTAVHWAKSLRKIERTGGEITEALQKTFPPDWNLHNTINANSDLGKSDDGLDISDDDGKASSSYYDSNSDSEDEDHQNQF
- the LOC127807787 gene encoding pentatricopeptide repeat-containing protein At5g04810, chloroplastic isoform X2, producing MDIFFLASTPFSASILAGKHHAAASSSASTCALSLSLKPQSSESNNSSTSSSSLSGNIRRPNTHRKSVKSSPSKHPPAKPEFSTNPLKTLVNPANNPSANSSSPSLTTKLRLTSKLSPPPPAPSPPTFPHEERGNRISGNSVTNEPPGVEFRQQGKIFVGNLPLWIKKHELAEFFRQFGPIKNVILIKGHNETERNMGFGFVIYDGSTAEKAAMKAVEFDGVEFHGRVLTVKLDDGRRMKERSDDRQRWVEGAEEVEYKSKWHEERDRLRREFRKVLETQPENWQAVVRAFQRVEKPSRKEFGLMVNYYARRGDMHRARETFESMRARGIEPTSHVYTNLIHAYAVGRDMEEALACVRKMKDEGIEMSLVTYSILVGGFARVGNVEAADQWFKEAKERHTPLNAIIYGNIIYAHCQTYNMDQAEALVREMEEEGIDAPIDIYHTMMDGYTMIGDEDKCLVVFRRLKECGFLPSVISYGCLINLYTKMGKISKALEVSNMMKLADLVRDGLKPDVILYNNIIRAFCGMGCTDRALRTVEKMQRERHRPTSRTFMPIIHRFARAGEMRRALEVFDMMRRSGCIPTVHTFNALVLGLVEKRQMEKAVGILEEMLLAGISPNEHTYTTIMHGYASLGDTGKAFEYFTKVKNEGLELDVYAYEALLKACCKSGRMQSALAVTKEMSAQKIPRNTFVYNILIDGWARRGDVWEAADLMQQMKKEGVQPDIHTYTSFINACCKAGDMQRAAKTIDEMQVVGVKPNVKTYTTLIHGWARASLPEKALRCFEEMKKAGLKPDKAVYHCLMTSLLSRATLAEEYIYSGILSVCGEMVQSEIIVDMGTAVHWAKSLRKIERTGGEITEALQKTFPPDWNLHNTINANSDLGKSDDGLDISDDDGKASSSYYDSNSDSEDEDHQNQF